In Streptomyces sp. NBC_00433, a single genomic region encodes these proteins:
- a CDS encoding sugar ABC transporter permease, producing the protein MTTSAEPRVARRRSVRRSGAAVARPGFAWAAPATLFFLLFAVVPLVLVAVLSFTDWDGLGSPQYAGLDNWKALIHDHVMIQSLWLSVLITVLGVVVQTPLSILLGVWAAGKQRNRAILSAIYFIPLLLSATAISILWRALLDPNFGVPSQAKWLFGDGNLFGHQTSAIGVLVFVGAWQYTPFHTLIYQGATRAIPPVLYQAAEIDGAGTVRQFFSITLPQLRTTMITSMILMVVGGLTTFDTVLILTQGGPGTDTTISAYYMYEQAFKSFDFGGGSAIALVLVVIATIISLIVVKVSGYDKMRSSTEGL; encoded by the coding sequence ATGACCACCTCTGCTGAACCCAGGGTGGCAAGGCGCCGGTCCGTACGCCGGTCCGGCGCCGCCGTGGCCCGCCCAGGCTTTGCCTGGGCGGCGCCCGCCACCCTGTTCTTCCTGCTTTTCGCCGTAGTCCCGCTGGTCCTGGTCGCGGTGCTCTCCTTCACCGACTGGGACGGCCTGGGCTCGCCCCAGTACGCCGGCCTGGACAACTGGAAAGCGCTGATCCACGACCACGTCATGATCCAGAGCCTGTGGCTCAGCGTCCTGATCACGGTGCTCGGCGTCGTCGTCCAGACCCCGCTGAGCATCCTGCTGGGCGTGTGGGCGGCGGGCAAACAGCGCAACCGGGCGATCCTGTCCGCGATCTACTTCATTCCGCTGCTGCTGTCGGCGACCGCGATATCCATCCTGTGGCGGGCGCTGCTCGACCCGAACTTCGGCGTCCCCTCGCAGGCCAAATGGCTGTTCGGCGACGGCAACCTGTTCGGTCACCAGACCAGTGCCATCGGGGTGCTGGTCTTCGTCGGCGCGTGGCAGTACACCCCGTTCCACACGCTGATCTACCAGGGCGCCACCCGCGCGATCCCGCCGGTGCTCTACCAGGCCGCGGAGATCGACGGCGCCGGCACCGTCCGGCAGTTCTTCTCGATCACGCTGCCGCAGCTGCGCACGACGATGATCACCTCGATGATCCTGATGGTCGTCGGCGGTCTCACGACCTTCGACACGGTGCTGATCCTCACCCAGGGCGGCCCCGGTACGGACACCACGATCAGCGCTTACTACATGTACGAGCAGGCGTTCAAGAGCTTCGACTTCGGCGGCGGCTCGGCCATCGCCCTGGTCCTGGTGGTCATCGCCACGATCATCTCGCTCATCGTCGTCAAGGTCTCCGGTTACGACAAGATGCGCAGTTCCACGGAAGGCCTGTGA
- a CDS encoding response regulator transcription factor yields the protein MTAAPPPVRIIVADDHHVVRTGFAALLDTQQDFTVVGTACDGAEAVAACGELSPDIVLMDVRMPVMDGIEATRRLAGEGQGSPRVLILTTFDLDAYVYDALCAGASGFLLKDVTAERLFDAVRVVAAGEALLAPGVTRRLIAEFARLRPPPGDHPAAAPAPELAALTPRETEVLRLVAEGLSNGELAVRLTVTEETVKTHVSRILAKLGLRDRTQAVVTAYETGLVTPSRGAPRP from the coding sequence ATGACGGCCGCTCCCCCGCCGGTGCGGATCATCGTCGCCGACGACCACCATGTGGTGCGGACCGGCTTCGCGGCCCTGCTGGACACCCAGCAGGACTTCACCGTCGTCGGCACCGCGTGCGACGGTGCCGAGGCGGTCGCCGCCTGCGGTGAACTGTCCCCCGACATCGTGCTGATGGACGTCCGCATGCCCGTCATGGACGGTATCGAGGCGACCCGGCGGCTCGCCGGGGAGGGGCAGGGCTCGCCCCGCGTCCTCATCCTCACCACCTTCGACCTGGACGCCTACGTATACGACGCGCTGTGCGCGGGGGCGAGCGGCTTCCTCCTCAAGGACGTCACCGCGGAGCGCCTCTTCGACGCGGTCCGCGTCGTCGCCGCGGGTGAGGCGCTGCTCGCGCCGGGCGTCACGCGCCGCCTGATCGCCGAGTTCGCGCGGCTGCGCCCGCCGCCCGGGGATCATCCCGCCGCCGCCCCGGCCCCGGAGCTCGCGGCGCTCACCCCGCGCGAGACGGAGGTCCTCCGGCTGGTCGCCGAAGGCCTCTCCAACGGGGAGTTGGCCGTACGGCTCACCGTCACGGAGGAGACGGTGAAGACGCACGTCAGCAGGATCCTGGCCAAACTCGGCCTGCGTGACCGGACGCAGGCGGTGGTGACCGCCTACGAGACGGGCCTCGTGACCCCTTCCCGCGGCGCCCCACGCCCCTGA
- a CDS encoding serine/threonine-protein phosphatase, with protein MRSPPARLAALLLLLVLLVVIDDAAGPAIRISGLILVVPALSAVFLGPGAVLAVAVATVPSLVLAAMGNNQLGTANFPVTMSTGVLIGAASVMAARVRRRRESELAQARWVAGVTQRALLRPLPKRLGRFAIASTYMAADQEAAIGGDLYATADLGGGRVRVLVGDVQGKGLAAVEVASMLLAAFRRANRRRTSLPALPGYLDRNLREDLTDLADAPPPQPAHAEADADADPVAPGDPDFLERFVTAVMVDIEADGDALAVVNCGHPSPILLRHGEVLQLDARRPAMPLGLGDLTADAQYVDRYDLTVGDVLLLYTDGVIEARDGLGAFYPLADRLAGWPGLPPDELIEVLTADLLQHVGRRLGDDVAIVAVQRVS; from the coding sequence GTGCGCTCACCACCGGCCCGGCTCGCGGCTCTGCTGCTCCTTCTTGTGCTGCTGGTGGTCATCGACGACGCCGCGGGGCCCGCCATCCGCATCAGCGGACTGATCTTGGTGGTGCCCGCGCTGTCCGCGGTCTTCCTCGGGCCGGGCGCCGTCCTTGCCGTCGCCGTGGCAACCGTCCCCAGCCTGGTGCTCGCCGCCATGGGCAACAACCAGCTGGGCACCGCCAACTTCCCGGTCACGATGTCCACCGGTGTCCTGATCGGCGCCGCCTCCGTGATGGCGGCCCGGGTCCGCAGGAGACGCGAGAGCGAACTCGCCCAGGCCCGCTGGGTCGCGGGCGTGACCCAGCGGGCACTCCTGCGCCCGCTGCCCAAGCGGCTCGGGCGGTTCGCCATCGCCTCGACCTACATGGCCGCCGACCAGGAGGCGGCCATCGGCGGCGACCTCTACGCCACCGCCGACCTCGGCGGCGGCCGGGTCCGGGTGCTGGTCGGCGACGTCCAGGGCAAGGGCCTGGCCGCGGTCGAGGTCGCCAGCATGCTGCTCGCCGCCTTCCGCCGCGCCAACCGCCGCCGCACCTCGCTGCCCGCGCTGCCCGGCTACCTCGACCGGAATCTGCGCGAGGACCTGACCGACCTCGCCGACGCCCCGCCGCCGCAGCCCGCCCACGCCGAAGCGGACGCGGACGCCGATCCCGTCGCGCCCGGCGACCCCGACTTCCTCGAGCGCTTCGTGACCGCCGTCATGGTGGACATCGAGGCGGACGGCGACGCCCTCGCGGTCGTGAACTGCGGGCACCCCTCGCCGATCCTGCTGCGCCACGGGGAGGTGCTCCAGCTGGACGCCCGGCGGCCGGCCATGCCGCTCGGCCTCGGCGACCTCACCGCCGATGCCCAGTACGTCGACCGCTACGACCTCACCGTCGGCGATGTCCTGCTGCTCTACACCGACGGGGTCATCGAGGCCCGCGACGGCCTCGGCGCCTTCTACCCGCTCGCCGACCGGCTCGCCGGGTGGCCGGGCCTGCCGCCCGACGAGCTGATCGAGGTGCTCACCGCGGACCTCCTCCAGCACGTGGGACGGCGGCTCGGCGACGACGTGGCCATCGTCGCGGTCCAGCGGGTGTCCTGA
- a CDS encoding LacI family DNA-binding transcriptional regulator — translation MDEEVDESRVTLAQVAETAGVSISTVSKVLNGRQDVSALTRLKVERLLELHGYRRNSRGAPEAPLIEIVFHELDAIWAMELILGVEKVAKEIGASVVLTESGTRHSPGTEWIEGVLRRRPLGVVLVFSALPHEFKQQLRSRSIPFVIIDPAGDPETDVPSVGSANWSGGLAATRHLIELGHRRVGIITGPEDMMCSLARLDGFRSAMTTAGIDIDPELIAFGDFHVEGGYEQAMRMLGRPDRPTAIFAGSDLQAIGVLEAAGAHGLRTPADLSVVGYDDVAVAQWSRPALTTVRQPLRRMAEEASRMILRLRAAPASTSTTRMELATSLVIRRSTAPPS, via the coding sequence ATGGATGAAGAGGTGGACGAGAGTCGGGTCACGCTCGCCCAGGTCGCCGAAACTGCCGGGGTCTCGATCTCGACAGTTTCGAAGGTGCTGAACGGTCGTCAGGACGTCTCCGCGCTGACAAGGTTGAAGGTAGAACGACTACTGGAGCTGCACGGCTACCGGCGGAACTCCCGCGGCGCGCCCGAGGCGCCGCTGATCGAGATCGTCTTCCACGAGCTGGACGCCATCTGGGCGATGGAGCTGATCCTCGGCGTCGAGAAGGTCGCCAAGGAGATCGGCGCCAGCGTGGTGCTCACCGAGAGCGGCACCCGCCACTCGCCGGGCACCGAGTGGATCGAGGGGGTGCTCAGGCGCCGGCCGCTCGGCGTCGTCCTGGTCTTCTCGGCGCTGCCGCACGAGTTCAAGCAGCAGCTGCGGTCCCGGTCCATCCCGTTCGTGATCATCGATCCGGCCGGCGACCCGGAGACCGACGTGCCCTCGGTCGGGTCCGCGAACTGGTCCGGCGGCCTGGCCGCGACCCGCCACCTGATCGAGCTCGGCCACCGGCGGGTCGGAATCATCACGGGTCCCGAGGACATGATGTGCTCGCTGGCCCGCCTCGACGGCTTCCGCTCCGCGATGACGACCGCCGGCATCGACATCGACCCCGAGCTGATCGCCTTCGGCGACTTCCACGTCGAGGGCGGCTACGAGCAGGCCATGCGGATGCTGGGCAGGCCCGACCGGCCCACGGCCATCTTCGCGGGCAGCGACCTGCAGGCCATCGGCGTCCTCGAAGCGGCCGGCGCGCACGGCCTGCGCACCCCCGCCGACCTGTCGGTGGTCGGCTACGACGACGTCGCCGTCGCCCAGTGGTCCCGCCCCGCGCTGACCACCGTGCGGCAGCCGCTGCGCAGGATGGCGGAGGAGGCCTCGCGGATGATCCTGCGGCTGCGGGCCGCGCCGGCCAGCACGTCGACCACCCGGATGGAACTCGCCACCAGCCTGGTGATCAGGCGGAGCACCGCTCCGCCGTCGTGA
- a CDS encoding chloride channel protein, producing MLRRPEYRKALVFSALIGIPVSLAAFWFLAGLHELERLIWTDWPHHLGHRHAPWWWPLPAAAVAGVGTGLVVVRLPGRGGHIPAAGLHSGGATKAALPGVVLAALFCLPFGAVLGPEAPLIALGGGLALLFRDLARAPATRASSTLLGAAGAAAAIAAIFGNPLVAAVMLMEVAGVGGPQLFAVMLPALLSSGVGAVVFTGFGHWTGLKTGNLDIGLPAPPLLDAGDVVWSLLMAVLIGTAVHYVTVAGRHAAVLVAAHPLVTTVLCALAVGGCASAYAGITGRSPTDVALSGQATLPQLAADPHSWPVGALIAVLVLKAAAYAISLGSLRGGPVFPALFLGGAAGVLLAPLPGFGVVPAMAAGMAAATAAAMRLPVSTVVLVALLLGHTGSLPVVILAAVTAFVTTELLPEGPRIPPYRTRGG from the coding sequence ATGCTGCGCCGCCCCGAATACCGGAAGGCACTGGTCTTCAGCGCGCTGATCGGCATCCCGGTGTCGCTGGCCGCTTTCTGGTTCCTGGCCGGGCTGCACGAGCTGGAACGCCTCATCTGGACCGACTGGCCCCACCACCTCGGCCACCGGCACGCACCCTGGTGGTGGCCGCTGCCCGCGGCCGCCGTCGCCGGCGTCGGCACCGGCCTGGTCGTCGTGCGCCTCCCCGGCCGCGGCGGCCACATCCCGGCCGCCGGGCTGCACTCCGGCGGCGCCACCAAGGCCGCGCTGCCCGGTGTCGTCCTCGCCGCGCTCTTCTGCCTGCCCTTCGGCGCCGTCCTCGGCCCCGAGGCCCCGCTGATCGCCCTCGGCGGCGGCCTCGCGCTGCTCTTCCGCGACCTGGCCCGCGCCCCGGCGACCCGGGCGAGCAGCACACTGCTCGGCGCGGCGGGCGCCGCCGCGGCCATCGCCGCGATCTTCGGCAATCCGCTGGTCGCCGCGGTCATGCTGATGGAGGTCGCCGGCGTCGGCGGCCCGCAGCTCTTCGCCGTCATGCTGCCCGCGCTGCTGTCCAGCGGCGTCGGCGCCGTCGTCTTCACCGGCTTCGGCCACTGGACCGGACTCAAGACCGGCAACCTCGACATCGGCCTGCCCGCGCCGCCGCTGCTCGACGCCGGCGACGTGGTCTGGTCGCTGCTGATGGCGGTGCTGATCGGCACCGCCGTCCACTACGTGACGGTGGCCGGCCGCCATGCCGCGGTCCTCGTCGCGGCACACCCGCTGGTTACCACCGTGCTGTGCGCGCTGGCCGTCGGCGGCTGCGCCTCCGCCTACGCGGGAATCACCGGCCGCTCACCGACCGACGTCGCCCTGTCCGGCCAGGCCACCCTCCCGCAACTGGCCGCAGACCCGCACTCCTGGCCGGTCGGCGCGCTGATCGCCGTCCTGGTCCTCAAGGCCGCGGCGTACGCGATCAGCCTCGGCAGCCTGCGCGGCGGGCCGGTCTTCCCCGCGCTCTTCCTCGGCGGGGCGGCCGGGGTGCTGCTCGCCCCGCTGCCCGGCTTCGGCGTCGTGCCCGCGATGGCCGCCGGCATGGCCGCGGCCACCGCCGCGGCCATGCGCCTGCCGGTCAGCACGGTGGTCCTGGTCGCCCTGCTGCTCGGCCACACCGGCTCGCTCCCGGTCGTGATCCTCGCGGCGGTCACCGCCTTCGTGACCACGGAACTGCTGCCCGAGGGCCCGCGGATCCCGCCCTACCGGACGCGCGGCGGCTGA
- a CDS encoding methylated-DNA--[protein]-cysteine S-methyltransferase encodes MTVHTTIDSPIGPLLLVGEKSAAPGGPTALAWLTMAGQKNAPAIGEDWVHDPAAFAGIARQLDAYFTGGLTAFDIPFADSGTGSEFRQRIWEALEDVPYGTTTTYGEIARRVGVPPAEVRALGAAIGANPVSIVRPCHRVIGSDGSLKGYAGGLERKRELLTLEGALQPMLG; translated from the coding sequence GTGACCGTCCACACCACGATCGACAGCCCGATCGGTCCGCTCCTGCTGGTCGGCGAGAAGTCCGCGGCGCCCGGCGGGCCCACCGCGCTGGCCTGGCTGACGATGGCCGGGCAGAAGAACGCGCCCGCCATCGGCGAGGACTGGGTGCACGACCCCGCGGCGTTCGCCGGGATCGCCCGGCAGCTCGACGCCTATTTCACCGGCGGCCTGACCGCCTTCGACATCCCGTTCGCCGACAGCGGCACCGGCTCGGAATTCCGGCAGCGGATCTGGGAGGCGCTGGAGGACGTGCCGTACGGGACGACCACCACTTACGGCGAGATCGCCCGCAGGGTGGGTGTGCCGCCGGCCGAGGTCCGCGCGCTGGGTGCGGCGATCGGCGCGAACCCGGTGTCGATCGTCAGGCCCTGCCACCGGGTGATCGGCTCCGACGGATCACTCAAGGGATACGCCGGCGGCCTGGAGCGCAAGCGCGAGCTGCTGACCCTGGAGGGCGCGCTGCAGCCGATGCTCGGCTGA
- a CDS encoding extracellular solute-binding protein has product MKKRWLPRAVAGSVVLTLGLTLAACGGGDSGSSSSGSFKVLVYGDASNKVEKQIVDTFNKTSKVKAVLQTIPGADYQQKLQTIINTKQAPDVFFNWGGGSIAPFVKAGLLLPLDDMIAKDPGLKSNFLPSVFNSANVDGKSYGVPMRGTQPVLLFNNKKVLSDAGVTEPKTWDDLISAVKVLKAKHITPIALGGGDQWPTLMWYEYMYDRIAGPGLFEKAMGGDKSAWDSADSRAALAKLKELIDAGAFGSNYDSVKYTDGGSVALVAQGKAGFELMGSWYYSQQQTDNPDFAKTGLGYSSFPTVSGGKGDPTDIVGNTNNFYSVLKKTKYPDAVAQFLKLQYSDEFVKAQMAIGNLPTTTNTVNFLSTAAIPDYSKFQYDLVKAAPSFQLSWDQAYPQTASEAMHTAVQQFFDGKLDADGFIKAMQALPTS; this is encoded by the coding sequence ATGAAGAAGAGATGGCTTCCCCGTGCCGTGGCCGGCAGCGTCGTGCTCACCCTCGGGCTGACACTGGCCGCGTGCGGCGGCGGCGACTCCGGCAGCAGCAGCTCTGGCAGCTTCAAGGTTCTCGTGTACGGGGACGCGAGCAACAAGGTCGAGAAGCAGATCGTCGACACGTTCAACAAGACCTCGAAGGTCAAGGCGGTCCTCCAGACCATCCCTGGTGCGGACTACCAGCAGAAGCTGCAGACGATCATCAACACCAAGCAGGCGCCGGACGTCTTCTTCAACTGGGGCGGCGGCAGCATCGCGCCCTTCGTCAAGGCGGGCCTTCTGCTGCCGCTCGACGACATGATCGCCAAGGACCCAGGCCTGAAGTCCAACTTCCTGCCGTCGGTGTTCAACAGCGCGAACGTGGACGGCAAGTCCTACGGCGTGCCGATGCGCGGCACCCAGCCGGTCCTGCTGTTCAACAACAAGAAGGTCCTGTCCGACGCGGGCGTGACCGAGCCCAAGACCTGGGACGACCTGATCAGCGCGGTCAAGGTCCTCAAGGCCAAGCACATCACCCCCATCGCGCTCGGCGGCGGTGACCAGTGGCCGACGCTGATGTGGTACGAGTACATGTACGACCGCATAGCCGGACCGGGCCTGTTCGAGAAGGCCATGGGCGGCGACAAGTCCGCCTGGGACAGCGCCGACAGCCGCGCCGCGCTGGCGAAGCTGAAGGAACTGATCGACGCGGGCGCGTTCGGCAGCAACTACGACTCGGTCAAGTACACCGACGGCGGTTCGGTCGCGCTGGTCGCGCAGGGCAAGGCCGGTTTCGAGCTCATGGGCTCCTGGTACTACTCGCAGCAGCAGACGGACAACCCGGACTTCGCCAAGACCGGCCTGGGCTACAGCTCCTTCCCGACCGTCAGCGGGGGCAAGGGCGACCCGACCGACATCGTCGGCAACACGAACAACTTCTACTCGGTGCTGAAGAAGACCAAGTACCCGGACGCGGTCGCGCAGTTCCTGAAGCTGCAGTACAGCGACGAGTTCGTGAAGGCGCAGATGGCGATCGGCAACCTGCCGACCACCACCAACACGGTGAACTTCCTGAGCACCGCGGCCATCCCGGACTACTCGAAGTTCCAGTACGACCTGGTCAAGGCCGCGCCCTCGTTCCAGCTCTCGTGGGACCAGGCCTACCCGCAGACGGCCAGTGAGGCCATGCACACCGCGGTGCAGCAGTTCTTCGACGGCAAGCTCGACGCCGACGGCTTCATCAAGGCCATGCAGGCCCTGCCCACATCCTGA